The proteins below are encoded in one region of Glandiceps talaboti chromosome 17, keGlaTala1.1, whole genome shotgun sequence:
- the LOC144448032 gene encoding betaine--homocysteine S-methyltransferase 1-like: protein MMDKKTKAQGLMERIRDGKQVIMAEGYMLYFERRGYLQGGAWFPIVTLEHPRLVKEVYQEFVHAGSDVVVAFMYYAHRERLRAVDMEDKLELINREALRLGREVADETGTLLAGNICNTDLYHPDSPGKNAEIKAMFKEMIDLTVQYNVDFIIGETFTYLGEAMIALEAIKEYGNGVPAVINLAPYVVATKQGYAITGEKIRLSHACRMLEDAGADVVGLNCSRGPATMLPLMTEVRRICKGPLAAVPVPYRTTEEEPTYFTLCDPETGKPLYPMDLEVKSCSHKNVADFGKQSKELGFQLLGLCCGNRPSFTRTLAESLGRKPEASRYSSDMSKSVTFGTNNKVNKDVAASYKTLYFKKVELEE from the exons ATGATGGATAAGAAAACAAAGG CTCAGGGTCTTATGGAACGAATACGAGACGGAAAACAAGTAATTATGGCGGAAGgatatatgttatattttgagaGACGTGGCTATCTACAAGGTGGTGCATGGTTTCCCATAGTAACATTGGAACATCCACGCCTAGTGAAAGAAGTATATCAGGAATTCGTCCATGCCGGAAGTGACGTTGTCGTTGCATTTAT GTACTATGCACACCGTGAAAGGCTACGTGCGGTTGACATGGAAGACAAACTAGAACTGATCAATCGAGAAGCTTTGCGACTTGGTCGAGAAGTGGCTGACGAAACTGGGACATTATTGGCGGGAAATATATGTAACACTGATCTATATCATCCAGACTCCCCAGGAAAAAATGCAGAAATCAAAGCAATGTTTAAG GAGATGATTGACTTAACCGTACAGTACAACGTAGATTTCATCATTGGGGAGACGTTCACATACCTTGGCGAGGCGATGATAGCTCTGGAAGCAATCAAGGAATACGGCAACG GTGTACCAGCTGTTATAAATCTTGCTCCGTATGTCGTTGCAACAAAACAAGGATATGCCATCACTGGGGAGAAAATACGACTATCTCATGCTTGCAGGATGTTAGAAGATGCTGGAGCTGATGTTGTTGGTTTGAACTGCTCCCGTGGTCCTGCTACAATGTTACCTTTGATGACGGAAGTGCGACGAATTTGTAAG GGCCCACTAGCGGCAGTTCCCGTGCCCTACAGAACGACTGAAGAGGAACCGACGTATTTTACACTTTGTGATCCTGAAACAG GAAAGCCTTTGTATCCAATGGACCTGGAAGTGAAGTCTTGTTCACACAAGAATGTTGCTGATTTCGGTAAACAGAGTAAAGAGCTTGGGTTTCAACTACTTGGTCTGTGTTGTGGTAATAGGCCATCTTTTACACGTACTCTAGCAGAATCTCTTGGACGCAaaccggaagcaagtcgttatAGTAGTGATATGTCGAAAAGTGTCACCTTTGGTACGAACAACAAAGTTAATAAAGACGTCGCGGCGAGTTACAAGACTTTATATTTCAAGAAAGTTGAACTTGAAGAGTGA
- the LOC144448034 gene encoding di-N-acetylchitobiase-like produces the protein MYVRQTICGVALLLVTLAVVTVHSQDTASDEPQKPNIVFILADDLAAKCPCSDVSLCKPLTTAPRKEVFIFRTGGSTWKHYDWSKITTVASFGEYDPQLMCTAHAHGARLVQAGGFPVSNLTNKDDWDKWINSQLSLVKNRFMDGINIDTEDVLIDPKSRNLLTELVNKTTHVFHEQIPGSQVTFDIAWTQKCYDQGFRCYDYKGLADVTDFLFVMDYDEMGGIKETCVADANSPINKTISGMGDYIKSGISPDKLVLGVPWYGYDYPCQNLTKNTCVIEHKPFWPVCDENVGTEKNYAVIMKLLANNVTSGRLWNDEKKSPFFNYKDISTNSVHQIWYDDPESLKYKYDYVLNRKLRGVGSWHGDSLDYSNDPSAIQQTKAMWDALPALHNV, from the exons ATGTACGTTCGCCAGACCATATGCGGTGTCGCACTGCTTCTCGTCACGTTAGCTGTCGTTACTGTTCACAGCCAGGACACAGCCTCAGATGAACCACAGAAACCTAACATAGTGTTTATCCTAGCAGACGATCTCG CTGCAAAATGTCCGTGTTCAGACGTTTCGTTATGTAAGCCACTTACTACTGCACCACGGAAAGAG GTGTTCATATTCCGTACTGGTGGTTCCACGTGGAAGCATTATGATTGGTCAAAAATAACCACCGTAGCTTCATTTGGAGAATACGATCCACAACTGATGTGCACTGCGCATGCTCATGGTGCCAGACTTGTACAAGCTG GAGGTTTCCCCGTGTCAAACTTGACTAACAAAGACGATTGGGATAAATGGATTAATTCTCAACTATCACTTGTTAAAAATCGTTTCATGGACGGTATTAACATCGACACAGAAGACGTCCTAATTGATCCAAAGTCTCGCAATCTCTTGACAGAGTTAGTCAATAAAACAACACACGTTTTTCATGAACAGATTCCTGGATCTCAG gtgacctttgacattgcgTGGACACAGAAATGCTATGACCAGGGATTTCGTTGTTATGACTACAAAGGCCTTGCTGACGTCACCGATTTCTTATTTGTCATGGATTACGATGAAATGGGTGGCATAAAGGAAACATGCGTGGCAGATGCTAATTCTCCTATTAATAAAACCATATCAG GCATGGGAGATTACATTAAGTCGGGTATAAGTCCGGATAAATTGGTATTAGGTGTTCCATGGTATGGTTATGATTATCCTTGTCAGAATCTTACTAAG AACACGTGCGTAATAGAACATAAACCCTTTTGGCCAGTATGTGATGAGAATGTTGGCACCGAGAAGAATTATGCTGTGATTATGAAGCTGTTAGCTAATAACGTCACCAGTGGCCGACTTTGGAACGATGAGAAGAAATCGCCATTCTTTAATTACAAG GATATATCAACGAATTCAGTACATCAAATTTGGTACGACGACCCGGAgagtttgaaatataaatatgactaCGTCTTAAACCGGAAATTACGTGGTGTTGGTAGTTGGCATGGAGACAGCCTTGATTATAGTAATGATCCCTCTGCAATACAACAAACCAAAGCAATGTGGGACGCCCTTCCTGCTTTACACAATGTCTAA
- the LOC144448035 gene encoding S-methylmethionine--homocysteine S-methyltransferase BHMT2-like: MEDKLELINREALRLGREVADETGTLLAGNICNTDLYHPDSPGKNAEIKAMFKEMIDLTVQYNVDFIIGETFTYLGEAMIALEAIKEYGNGVPAVINLAPYVVATKQGYAITGEKIRLSHACRMLEDAGADVVGLNCSRGPATMLPLMTEVRRICKGPLAAVPVPYRTTEEEPTYFTLCDPETGKPLYPMDLEVKSCSHKNVADFGKQSKELGFQLLGLCCGNRPSFTRTLAESLGRKPEASRYSSDMSKSVTFGTNNKVNKDVAASYKTLYFKKVELEE; this comes from the exons ATGGAAGACAAACTAGAACTGATCAATCGAGAAGCTTTGCGACTTGGTCGAGAAGTGGCTGACGAAACTGGGACATTATTGGCGGGAAATATATGTAACACTGATCTATATCATCCAGACTCCCCAGGAAAAAATGCAGAAATCAAAGCAATGTTTAAG GAGATGATTGACTTAACCGTACAGTACAACGTAGATTTCATCATTGGGGAGACGTTCACATACCTTGGCGAGGCGATGATAGCTCTGGAAGCAATCAAGGAATACGGCAACG GTGTACCAGCTGTTATAAATCTTGCTCCGTATGTCGTTGCAACAAAACAAGGATATGCCATCACTGGGGAGAAAATACGACTATCTCATGCTTGCAGGATGTTAGAAGATGCTGGAGCTGATGTTGTTGGTTTGAACTGCTCCCGTGGTCCTGCTACAATGTTACCTTTGATGACGGAAGTGCGACGAATTTGTAAG GGCCCACTAGCGGCAGTTCCCGTGCCCTACAGAACGACTGAAGAGGAACCGACGTATTTTACACTTTGTGATCCTGAAACAG GAAAGCCTTTGTATCCAATGGACCTGGAAGTGAAGTCTTGTTCACACAAGAATGTTGCTGATTTCGGTAAACAGAGTAAAGAGCTTGGGTTTCAACTACTTGGTCTGTGTTGTGGTAATAGGCCATCTTTTACACGTACTCTAGCAGAATCTCTTGGACGCAaaccggaagcaagtcgttatAGTAGTGATATGTCGAAAAGTGTCACCTTTGGTACGAACAACAAAGTTAATAAAGACGTCGCGGCGAGTTACAAGACTTTATATTTCAAGAAAGTTGAACTTGAAGAGTGA